TAAGGTCAATATTCTCTTCTGCATTAACTATATCTAAGGCAGTTTGACCGTCCAATGCTGTTATTAGGTCAAATTCACAAAGCAGTTCCATAAGCACATCAATGTTCTCTTTTGTATCGTCAACTATTAGGATTGTCTGTTTTTTTTGCATGTAGCAACTCCTTCGCTTCATTGAATTTATATTTATTTACTAGTTTTTTTATCTCTTCAAAAAGTTCTTTATCTTCTTGGCTTAAATGAGAGTTTTGCATCTGTTGAATAATCGGTTCACAAAGATGAGGTCTTCTTGAGGCAACTGCAACTTCAAGTTTGTTAAATAGCTCTTTGCTATCATCATATGCCAATTTTTCACTTGTGATGCCTAGCTCAGAAATATTTACCGCATTATCAGAAAAAGTTTTCTTCTTCTCTGTGATATCACTTCTCTCTAGTGGCACTTCAAATATAAATTTACTTCCTTGATTTACTACGCTTTCAACCCAGATTTTGCCATTCATAAGTTCTGCAAGTTGTTTGCTGATGCTTAGACCTAGTCCGGTTCCGCCATATCTTCTTGTCGTGCTTGTATCGGCTTGCGTGAATGATAAAAAAACTTTATCTATCTCTTCTTGCGTTAATCCGATTCCGGTGTCACAGACCGAAAATCTAAATATTCCGTCTAACTGTTCTACAATCAACTCGACTTTTCCGTTATCTGTAAATTTGATAGCATTTGAGAGCAGATTAGTGAGTATTTGAGAAAGTCTTTGAGAATCTCCATGCAGATGAATAAAGCCATCTTTGTCATAATCGATTTTAAAATCTAAACCTTTTTCATCAGCTTTTATTTTTAGAATGTTTGAAATATTATCAAGTAGTTCAATTAGATTAAAATCACTGTTGTCAAGCTCTAGCTTTTTTGCTTCAATTTTTGAATAATCTAAAATATCGTTAAGCAGCGTTAGCAAGCTGTTTGAAGCAGTTTGTATATTTTTAATATATCTTTTTTGCATCTCGTTGAGTTTGGTCTGCTCTATCAGGTAGACCATGCTTATAATTGAGTTCATCGGAGTTCTAATCTCATGTGACATATTTGCCAAAAAATTAGATTTTGTCAGTGTTGCTTCTTCTGCCTTGTTTTTTGCTTTTTTCAGGGCTATATTTAGGGTTGATAATTTTCTATTCCAAAATGAGATAATCAACAATATAATAATTGAAATAAAAATAATTTTCCAAACTAACTTATAATCAGCAATATTTTCATACTTGATGGAGATCCATTTATTGAGTATTTCTCTATGCTGAGTCTCTTTAATGCTTTGGATTATTTTTTCAAATATTTCTAAAAGTATTTTGTCATCATTTCTGACACCAACACCTAAAGTCCATTTATCATCAAACTTGCCGGCAATTTTAAGCTCGCCCGTAAACTCGGTTTGAAGCATATACCCAACGCTGGCAAGTGTCCCAATATAACCGAACAACTTCCCTTCTTTAACTTTAGTAAGACCATCTTTTATATTTTTCACTTCTACTATATTTAGGTTTGGATATTTATCTTTAAGTATCTCTACAAATGCATATCCTGTCGGAATGCCTAGTTTTTGATCTGTTAAAGTGCTGAAATCTGAAATAAACGACACATCGCTCTTAGTCGCCAAAACAAGAGGGATACTCAGATAAGGTGATGTGAAATTTAGATACTCTTTTCTACTTGAGGTTGCCATTGCAAGAGATAAAATATCACATTTTCTTTGCTTGGCAAACTCCAAAGACTCACTCCAAGTACGTGTTTTAAGTAGAATAAACGGAGTCTCTATTTTAGTTTGAAATATTTTAAAATAGTCTGCCGTAAGTCCCACATGCTTCCCTTTTTTAAAGCTCTCAAATGGCATCCACTCCGGGTCGATACATATAGTTATTTTTTTCTTATTTGTTAAATATTTTTTTTCTTCTATTGTTAAATTGATTTTCTCATCTTCTTGTGTATTGGATAGCCATTTTGCCTTTAGTTTGATTATCTCATCTTCAGGTATTGTTGATTTTACTTTTTCCAGTATATTTAAAAGAGTCGTGTTACTCTTGTGGGTGGCGAAATGCAACTTTAAGCTAAACCCGTCTTCTTTTACCTCAAATATTGGTTTTATATTTGTTATGGTGTGCTCGGCAATTAAAAAATTATATATAGCAAAATTACCTATCGTCGCATCAGCTTCAGAATATGCGACTGCCTTTAAGGCCTCCACAGGTGATTTTACTAAAAGTATTTTTATGTTCGGGTATAAGTTTTTGATAAGTTCCTCTTGATAGAACCCTTTTGATATTGCTAAAGTTTTGTTATTTAAATCTGAAAGAGATTTATATGGCGAACCCTCTTTAGCATATAAAGTATCCAAGGTATCAGTGTATGATGAGGTGAAATTCAAATACTCCTCTCTGCTTTTTGTCTTTGCAATATCTAGCATAATGTCTATTTCATTGTTTTTTACACTATTTAGAAGTTCATTCCAATGCCCGGTTTTATATACTGTCTTTAAATTAATTTTTGAGGCTAAAAGATTCATATAGTCAACTGAAAGACCTTGTGGTTTGCCATTTTTATAAAAATCATATGGAGCGATACTCGAAACATTTGCGACTTTTATAATTTTATGTTTCTTTAAAAAATACAACTCTTCTTTTGTAAAATTGTATTGGGATAGGCTACTTTTATTTTTTTTTAAAAAATAGTTAATGTAGATATCTGAAACACCAACATCCTTTTTTACAAGACCGAGTTTTTTATACATGTCAATATTTAATTTTATAAGCTCAGGTACAACAGCACCAATTTGAAATATATTTCTTTTAAAAAGATCTTCAGTTTTATGAGCTTCGTAGAGTAAAGCCTCTTTAGTTTTTTGTTTTGAATATTTGTTATATATTAACTCAACGATTTCTTCTTTATTATTCAGGGCATATTCCCACCCCTTATTTGTTGCCAGTAAAAATTTATTTACTATTAGAGGGTGCTCTTTTGCAAATTTTTCACTTGTAAAAAGTTCGACGTCATAAGAGTATATTCCATAGTCTGAAGGGTTTAATATATTGAATTTTACACCTAAAGTATCTAATAAAAATGGTTGTGAAGTTATAAAAACACTCATGGCGTCAACCTCGCCATTTACAAATTTATCAACACCAAAATTGTGATTTACCAAAGTGTAGTCACTTTTTTCTATATTACTATCTTTAAGCATAGCACCTAAGCTGGTGCGCTCCATCTCGGATGAGAGTGCCATTATTTTTTTATCTTTAAGATCACCGGGTTTTTTTATATCAGGTTTGGTTACTAAAGCCAAAGCATTTTGTTTAAAATATGAAGCAAGTAAAACAACAGGTTTGTTTTTTAATCTCTCTAAAATAAGAGAAGAGGAGGAGACACCAAAGGCTGCTTTGCCGTTTAGAACATCATCCGTAATGCTTATGTT
The sequence above is drawn from the Candidatus Sulfurimonas baltica genome and encodes:
- a CDS encoding ABC transporter substrate-binding protein, giving the protein MKKIIFLLLLSTLLFSSVEKVTVQLEWKHQFEFAGFYAALEKGYYKDVGIEAEIKEFNNNISITDDVLNGKAAFGVSSSSLILERLKNKPVVLLASYFKQNALALVTKPDIKKPGDLKDKKIMALSSEMERTSLGAMLKDSNIEKSDYTLVNHNFGVDKFVNGEVDAMSVFITSQPFLLDTLGVKFNILNPSDYGIYSYDVELFTSEKFAKEHPLIVNKFLLATNKGWEYALNNKEEIVELIYNKYSKQKTKEALLYEAHKTEDLFKRNIFQIGAVVPELIKLNIDMYKKLGLVKKDVGVSDIYINYFLKKNKSSLSQYNFTKEELYFLKKHKIIKVANVSSIAPYDFYKNGKPQGLSVDYMNLLASKINLKTVYKTGHWNELLNSVKNNEIDIMLDIAKTKSREEYLNFTSSYTDTLDTLYAKEGSPYKSLSDLNNKTLAISKGFYQEELIKNLYPNIKILLVKSPVEALKAVAYSEADATIGNFAIYNFLIAEHTITNIKPIFEVKEDGFSLKLHFATHKSNTTLLNILEKVKSTIPEDEIIKLKAKWLSNTQEDEKINLTIEEKKYLTNKKKITICIDPEWMPFESFKKGKHVGLTADYFKIFQTKIETPFILLKTRTWSESLEFAKQRKCDILSLAMATSSRKEYLNFTSPYLSIPLVLATKSDVSFISDFSTLTDQKLGIPTGYAFVEILKDKYPNLNIVEVKNIKDGLTKVKEGKLFGYIGTLASVGYMLQTEFTGELKIAGKFDDKWTLGVGVRNDDKILLEIFEKIIQSIKETQHREILNKWISIKYENIADYKLVWKIIFISIIILLIISFWNRKLSTLNIALKKAKNKAEEATLTKSNFLANMSHEIRTPMNSIISMVYLIEQTKLNEMQKRYIKNIQTASNSLLTLLNDILDYSKIEAKKLELDNSDFNLIELLDNISNILKIKADEKGLDFKIDYDKDGFIHLHGDSQRLSQILTNLLSNAIKFTDNGKVELIVEQLDGIFRFSVCDTGIGLTQEEIDKVFLSFTQADTSTTRRYGGTGLGLSISKQLAELMNGKIWVESVVNQGSKFIFEVPLERSDITEKKKTFSDNAVNISELGITSEKLAYDDSKELFNKLEVAVASRRPHLCEPIIQQMQNSHLSQEDKELFEEIKKLVNKYKFNEAKELLHAKKTDNPNS